In one Nostoc sp. KVJ3 genomic region, the following are encoded:
- the fdhD gene encoding formate dehydrogenase accessory sulfurtransferase FdhD: MTMPAKSKTKATVWVIEKGQVQPRLDHLTTEEPLEIRLVPFQKTVAVTMRTPGADFELAAGFLYGEGVVSRREDIRRISYCVDELVDGEQRHNIVNVELRDGLIPDLQPLERHFYTSSACGVCGKASLEALRLRGCSVIPSGPTVTPEIIYSLPDKLRAAQGIFTATGGLHAAATFDAQGQLLNLHEDVGRHNALDKLIGSAFLSDELPLDNCIVLVSGRSSFEILQKSTTAGVPIVCSVSAPSSLAVSVAKEFGITLIGFLRGERFNIYTGLQRINAA; the protein is encoded by the coding sequence ATGACAATGCCAGCTAAAAGCAAAACCAAAGCCACTGTTTGGGTAATAGAAAAAGGTCAAGTACAGCCTCGCTTAGATCATCTTACTACTGAGGAACCTTTAGAAATTCGTCTTGTTCCTTTCCAGAAGACGGTAGCTGTAACTATGCGAACACCAGGGGCAGATTTTGAACTAGCGGCTGGTTTCCTCTACGGTGAAGGAGTCGTTAGCCGCAGAGAAGATATCCGACGGATCAGCTACTGTGTGGATGAATTGGTAGACGGGGAACAGCGCCATAACATCGTGAATGTAGAACTGCGGGATGGGTTAATTCCAGACTTACAGCCTTTGGAACGTCATTTCTACACTAGTAGCGCCTGTGGAGTGTGTGGTAAAGCTAGCCTTGAGGCTTTGCGTCTGCGGGGATGTTCAGTGATTCCTTCTGGCCCCACAGTCACGCCTGAGATCATCTACAGCCTACCAGATAAGCTCCGGGCCGCTCAAGGTATCTTCACTGCTACAGGAGGTTTGCACGCTGCGGCTACCTTCGATGCTCAAGGACAACTGTTAAACCTGCACGAGGATGTTGGGCGACACAATGCTTTGGATAAATTGATTGGTTCAGCTTTCCTCAGTGACGAGTTGCCTTTAGATAATTGTATTGTCTTAGTGAGCGGACGCTCTAGTTTTGAGATTTTGCAAAAGTCTACAACTGCTGGAGTTCCTATTGTTTGTTCTGTTTCTGCTCCCAGTAGTTTAGCGGTATCTGTCGCCAAAGAATTTGGCATTACCTTAATTGGATTCTTGCGTGGAGAACGGTTCAATATTTACACTGGTTTACAAAGAATAAATGCTGCTTAG